The Parabacteroides sp. FAFU027 DNA window TAACTATATATACATAAAAGGATTAACAACCGAAGTTACTACAAGAATAACAAACTTAAATGGAGAATTAGTTACTACTGAATCAGTTCATAATAATTCTATCAATATTAGTTCACTTCCTACAGGAATATACTTTTTACACATTGAGACTCAGGAAGGTATAGTTATGAAAATGTTCATTAAAGAATAAAGAAGTGTTGTCATACATAAAGTACAACAGCCCCGAATCAGAATGACTCGGAGCTGTTTACATTATCACTTAGTGTATTTGCAATTCACCGGGTGACTCCGAGTCACCCGGTGAATAAAATAAATCAGAATCTCAACCAATGCTTCACCTCTTCCATAGTGCGGCCGGTGAGGGCTGCATAATCAGCCAATTGGTCTTCACCGATACGGCCAATATTGAAGTAGCGTGATTCAGGGTGAGCAAAGAGCAAACCGCTTACGGTAGCAGACGGAGACATCGCACCGTTTTCTGTCATGCGTATGCCCACTTCGCTCATGTCGAGGATTTCGTTCAGTTTGAAGTTGACAGACTGGTCAGGCAAGGACGGATAACCAACGGCAGGACGGATACCGCGGAAGTGTACCTTGAATAACTCTTCGATATCAAGCGTCTCATCGGCAGCATAACCCCAGTACTCCTTGCGGATTTTCTGGTGCAGGTACTCGGTTCCTCCTTCAGCCAGACGGTCCGAAAGGAATTGCAGCAACATCGCTTTGTAGTCGTCTCCCTCTTTTTTGAACTTCTCGATGTAGCCTTCAATCACCGGCCCTACCGTTACGGCAAAACCACCCACATAGTCAGTTACCCCTGACGATACCGGAGCCAGGAAGTCAGAAAGTGCAAGGTAATTTGCATTGTCGCCTACCTCTTGCTGACGGATTACCGGGAAGGTATAATCGCCTTTATCTGTTTTAATGTAAATCTTATTATGTTCTGCATTGGCTTCGTACAAGCCAAACACCGCACTTACAAAAGCATATTCATCGGCACAAAGCATATCGAGCATACGAAGTGCATCTTTGTAAAGCTGCATAGCCTCCGATGCCTTCGGACGGTCTTCCACCGGGAAAGAAACCAACCAGTTGGCACGACAAGAATCGCAACCGTGCAGGTCAGCCACTTCAGCAAACTTACCCCCCAGACGCCATGCTCCAAAGAAGAATTTCCAGTGGATATACGGTAGCAGCTCCTTTACAGGGATATTAATCACCTGACGTCCCATCACATTTGGTTTTTCAGGAGTATGGTTGATGAAATCCGGTTTGAGCGCTTTCGCTTTAGCCTCTTCGTAAGAAATCGTCTTTTTCTCCATTACGATGCTATTGCGAAGCATATCATACTCTTCATTCAGCTGCTTCACGAACGCATCACGCGTATCATGATTCATCCACTGCGCCAGTTTACCCGGAGTTTGCGATGCATCTTTCGAGTAAATGACCGGTGCGCTGTAGTTCGGAGCGATTTTTACCGCCGTATGGATTTTAGAAGTGGTAGCGCCACCGATTAGCAATGGCATTTCAAAGCCTTCTTCCTCCATCGCTTTAGCTACCTTGCACATTTCGTCCAGTGACGGAGTAATCAATCCGCTCAAACCGATAAAGTCAGGCTTGATTTCTTTAGCGACACGGATAATCTCTTCGAGTGGGGTCATTACGCCCAGGTCAACCACTTCGTAGTTGTTGCAGGACAATACCACGCCAACGATATTTTTACCGATATCGTGAACGTCACCTTTTACTGTAGCCAGAAGTACCAGACCGGCTTTAGAGGATGCTCCGGCTTGTTTTTCCGCTTCGATGGCAGGTTGAAGGATAGATACCGCTTTCTTCATGGTGCGGGCAGTCTTCACCACCTGAGGCAGGAACATTTTACCTTCACCAAAAAGCTCTCCCACCTTGTTCATCCCTTTCATCAACGGTTGGTCGATAATATCAAGGGCACGCGGGTACACCTGCATCGCTTCTGCCAAGTCCTCTTCCATGTAGTCGCCGATACCTTTTTGCAAAGCGTGTACCAGACGGTCTTCCAACGGATAGGTACGCCACTCGTCCACTACGGTTTCCTTCTCACCGGTAGCCATCGCTTTGACCGATTCGGCAGTTTCGATGAGGCGTTCGGTGGCATCCGGACGACGGTTGAAGATAACATCTTCGATACGCTCCAGTACATCTTTCGGAATATCTTCATAGGTTACCGCTTCAGATGGATTGACAATCGCCATGTCCATACCCACCTTGATGGCGTGGTAGAGGAACACCGAGTGCATCGCCTCACGGATGTAGTTGTTACCGCGGAATGAGAACGACAGGTTACTCAGTCCACCGCTCACTTTCGCACCCAGCAGGTTTTGCTTGATCCATTCGGTCGCTTTGATAAAGTCAAGACCGTAAGTCGCATGTTCTTCGATACCGGTGGCTACTGCCAGCACGTTCGGGTCGAAGATGATATTATTCGGATTGAAGCCTACTTTATCTACCAACAGGCGGTAAGCGCGTGAGCAAATCTCTTTGCGGCGCTCGAAAGTATCGGCTTGTCCTTTTTCGTCAAAAGCCATCACCACCGTAGCGGCTCCGTATTGATTCAGTTTTGTAGCATATTCAAGGAATTGCTCTTCGCCTTCTTTCAGACTGATGGAGTTCACCACACATTTTCCCTGAAGGCATTTAAGACCCGCTTCGATTACCTCCCATTTAGACGAGTCAATCATCACAGGCACGCGGTAGATTTCCGGTTCAGAAGCCAGCAGATTGAGGAAAGTGGTCATTTCTTTCACACCATCGAGCATACCCTCGTCCATGTTCACGTCGATGATCTGAGCACCGTCTTCCACCTGCTTACGGGCAATAGAGAGCGCTTCTTCGTATTGACCTTCCTTAATCAGACGGAGGAATTTGCGGGAACCGGCCACGTTACAACGTTCACCTACGTTGATGAAGTTCATTTCCGGTTTAACCTCCAGCAGTTCGAGACCCGACAGACGCATGTGTTCTGTTTTTGGAGAACGTTTGTGAGGCTCTGCACCATGCAGCATTGCGCTGTAAGTAGCAATGTGGTCAGGTGTAGTACCACAACAACCTCCAATGATGTTGACCAGGTTTTCATCGAAATACTCCTTAATCTGAACCGCCATCACATCCGGTGTTTCATCGTATTCTCCGAAACGGTTAGGCAATCCGGCATTCGGATAGGCACTGATGTAGTATGGGGAAATTTCGCCCAACTCTTTTACGAAAGGCTTCATATCGCGTGCTCCGAAAGAACAGTTTAGTCCCACGGAAAGAATATCAGCATGTTCCACAGAGGCCAGGAAAGCGCCCATAGTCTGGCCCGACAAGGTACGTCCGCCTTTGTCGGAAAGCGTTACCGAAAGCATAATCGGCAGCTTTTTACCTTTCACCGCCATCGCCTTTTCAGCAGCAAAAAGCGCCGCTTTGGCATTCAATGTATCGAAGATCGTTTCAATCAGGAAAGCATCCACTCCCCCGTCAATCAACGCCTCCATCTGCTCCTGATAACAATCGCTCAGTTGATCGAACGACAGGGCGCGGTAAGCAGGGTTGTTTACGTCGGGCGACATCGAGCAGGTCTTGTTGGTCGGACCCACCGCACCCGCCACGTAACGGGGTTTGTCGGGATTCTGTTGAGTAAACTCGTTCGCCACCTCAATAGCCAGTTTAGCCGCCGCCAGGTTCATCTCGCGGACATACGACTGCATGCCGTAATCCTCCATCGAAACGGAGTTTGCATTGAAGGTGTTGGTTTCGATAATGTCAGCTCCACCCGCCAGATACTGGGCGTGGATCTCACGGATTACCTCCGGCTTGGTGATACAAAGCATGTCGTTATTGCCTTTGTAGGTGCGGTCATCGCTCACCAATGTACCCCGGTAATCTTGTTCGGTTAGCTTGTAGCGTTGAATCATCGTTCCCATAGCTCCGTCGAGCACGAGGATACGTTTTTCAAGTACAGCCTGAATGGGAGTTTTTTGAATCATGAGTTTGTTTGTTACCTATGTTAATCTGAGTGTGTTAGTAATTGGCACACAGATGACACGGATGCTGCGCAACACGGATTTTCTATATGAAAATTGTTTTTGAAAACCCCGGTCATCTGGGAAATTTAATCGCCTGATTATGCGATTCCACAATAAACACACAAAAGTACTCCTTTGTTTGCAGAAGAACAAACAAGAAGATGAATATGTCCGTGTGTATAAGGCTCGAAAACTGCGATTTGAGCAAATATCTTTTTGACAGCTTATGAGGCCTTTTCCATTATTCTGGTAAGTAAATCTTCTTATTTGGGCATTTCAACAAATACCTGGAGCATAGGTAGAGCATACGTGGACCATACGTGGAGGATACGTGGAGCATCAGAGGTGGGAAAAAGCTGGTATTTTCAATATATTGAAGTAACAAAATGTCAAATATGAAATTAACGGAAAATTCCTTTTTCATCTGATTCTCATTTTGACATTAAATCAAAGCGATTTGGTCTATTTTGAAAGAAAATTCACCTATCCTGGTCTCCCACCCTCTTCTTAGAGCATCCTTAGAGGATCCCTGGAGCATCCCTAGAGTGTCCGTAGAGGATCAATCCCCGTAAAAGACGCTTTTTTGAGAAAGTGTGAGTAGCAAAATGTCAGTTCCGAACTAACGTCTTTTTCGCACAGGGTTAAAACCCGTGTGCTACAAAATCAGTCATGCCTACTGCATTTTAGGATTATATGGTAGTCAATAACAAAAACAGGTTACCTCAATTGAATGAGACAACCTGTTTTTATTATTTGTAGATAAAAGCGGAAAAGCTATTATTTCTTCGTTTTTACAGTTTGCTTCAGTGCCATTTCATTGTCATCCAGATCCTGACCAAAATCAGGCATGCCGTCCTTAATCCATCTCAACACTCTGGCGCGGGTATGACGATTTGGATCGTATAATGATTCACCTTTGATCTCCTTGTAATCACGGGCATGGTAAATCATCACATCGGTTTTGCCATCCTCTGCCACGGTGAAGCTGTTATGACCCGGGCCGAAACGTTTAAGCTTTTCATTGGTAAAGAAAACCGGTTTATCCAATTTGTGCCAGGAAGCCGGGTCCAGAAGGTCTGCACCTTCTTCAGCCCAAAGCAGACCGATGCAGTAAGTAGCATCTGTCGCGCTCGCCGAGAATGCAACGAACACCTTTCCGTTGCGAACCAGGACTGCAGGACCTTCGTTCACTTTGTATTTGTGCATTTCCCACTCATAATCAGGCTGCGTGATCACCACCTGTTTATCATCGAGCGTTGTCGGGCTGGTCATTTTTGCGATAAAGAGGCCAGTGTTGTCTCCGTTGGCAGAGGCTCTGTCTACCCAGATCATGTAGCGTTGGCCTTTATGAGAGAAAGTGGTGGCATCGAGGGAGAAAATATCCTTTTTACTCACAATCTGTCCTTCCTCTTTCCACTCTCCTTTAGTCGGGTCTTCCGAAGGATTTGACAAGGCATATTTGTGAATGGACCACTTGTTCTCTGCTGAGCCTGCGGCAAAATAGACATACCATTTTCCATCAATACGGTGCAGTTCGGGCGCCCAGATGTGGTTACCCATAGGGCCTTTGTCATGCTTACGCCAGATCACTACCGGCTGAGCCGTTTTGATACCATTGATCGTTTTGGATTTACGTATCTCAATACGATCATACTCGGGTACAGTTGCGATAAAGTAATAGGTGCCATCGGCCGCTTTGGTCATAAAGGGATCTGCCCGTTGCTCTACCAAAGGATTGTTGAACTGGTTTTTCTTCAACTTTTGCGCATTGACAGTCCATACGCTGACGACGAACGCCGAAAGCAATGTTAGTTTTAATAGTTTCATGGAGTTTATAATTGTTTGTGTGCTGTTTTAACTTCGATGGTGAAGATAGTTTATTTGTATAAAAGAGCAGTTGTGAACCGATTTCGGTTTTTATTTTTTAGATTTTGTTTGGGGAATACGACACTCCTGGGTTGAATAAAAGTTTAGGTTTTCCTTACATTCATAGAAAGGAAAAGGTAGGAACATCACCTCTTCTCAGGGCTTTTTTCCTACCTTCGCATCATTAAACCTCGCAGGTGTAACCACTTGTGTTAATTCAGCGAATAGTATGATACAAGACATATTCCCCCACCGGTTCGACAATCATTACCAACCGGGCGAAGTGATGAATGATCAGGACCTTATCCTTCATTACAAAGACAACACCTTGTTACTCAAAACCAACGGTGACGAACTGGAAATCCCCAGAAAGAAAGATTTCCCCAACTTATCAGACTCTACCCATTCCACTTTTCTTTTTTCCCTCAACGATG harbors:
- the metH gene encoding methionine synthase, with amino-acid sequence MQKTPIQAVLEKRILVLDGAMGTMIQRYKLTEQDYRGTLVSDDRTYKGNNDMLCITKPEVIREIHAQYLAGGADIIETNTFNANSVSMEDYGMQSYVREMNLAAAKLAIEVANEFTQQNPDKPRYVAGAVGPTNKTCSMSPDVNNPAYRALSFDQLSDCYQEQMEALIDGGVDAFLIETIFDTLNAKAALFAAEKAMAVKGKKLPIMLSVTLSDKGGRTLSGQTMGAFLASVEHADILSVGLNCSFGARDMKPFVKELGEISPYYISAYPNAGLPNRFGEYDETPDVMAVQIKEYFDENLVNIIGGCCGTTPDHIATYSAMLHGAEPHKRSPKTEHMRLSGLELLEVKPEMNFINVGERCNVAGSRKFLRLIKEGQYEEALSIARKQVEDGAQIIDVNMDEGMLDGVKEMTTFLNLLASEPEIYRVPVMIDSSKWEVIEAGLKCLQGKCVVNSISLKEGEEQFLEYATKLNQYGAATVVMAFDEKGQADTFERRKEICSRAYRLLVDKVGFNPNNIIFDPNVLAVATGIEEHATYGLDFIKATEWIKQNLLGAKVSGGLSNLSFSFRGNNYIREAMHSVFLYHAIKVGMDMAIVNPSEAVTYEDIPKDVLERIEDVIFNRRPDATERLIETAESVKAMATGEKETVVDEWRTYPLEDRLVHALQKGIGDYMEEDLAEAMQVYPRALDIIDQPLMKGMNKVGELFGEGKMFLPQVVKTARTMKKAVSILQPAIEAEKQAGASSKAGLVLLATVKGDVHDIGKNIVGVVLSCNNYEVVDLGVMTPLEEIIRVAKEIKPDFIGLSGLITPSLDEMCKVAKAMEEEGFEMPLLIGGATTSKIHTAVKIAPNYSAPVIYSKDASQTPGKLAQWMNHDTRDAFVKQLNEEYDMLRNSIVMEKKTISYEEAKAKALKPDFINHTPEKPNVMGRQVINIPVKELLPYIHWKFFFGAWRLGGKFAEVADLHGCDSCRANWLVSFPVEDRPKASEAMQLYKDALRMLDMLCADEYAFVSAVFGLYEANAEHNKIYIKTDKGDYTFPVIRQQEVGDNANYLALSDFLAPVSSGVTDYVGGFAVTVGPVIEGYIEKFKKEGDDYKAMLLQFLSDRLAEGGTEYLHQKIRKEYWGYAADETLDIEELFKVHFRGIRPAVGYPSLPDQSVNFKLNEILDMSEVGIRMTENGAMSPSATVSGLLFAHPESRYFNIGRIGEDQLADYAALTGRTMEEVKHWLRF
- a CDS encoding family 43 glycosylhydrolase gives rise to the protein MKLLKLTLLSAFVVSVWTVNAQKLKKNQFNNPLVEQRADPFMTKAADGTYYFIATVPEYDRIEIRKSKTINGIKTAQPVVIWRKHDKGPMGNHIWAPELHRIDGKWYVYFAAGSAENKWSIHKYALSNPSEDPTKGEWKEEGQIVSKKDIFSLDATTFSHKGQRYMIWVDRASANGDNTGLFIAKMTSPTTLDDKQVVITQPDYEWEMHKYKVNEGPAVLVRNGKVFVAFSASATDATYCIGLLWAEEGADLLDPASWHKLDKPVFFTNEKLKRFGPGHNSFTVAEDGKTDVMIYHARDYKEIKGESLYDPNRHTRARVLRWIKDGMPDFGQDLDDNEMALKQTVKTKK